In Chitinophaga oryzae, the sequence TACCTACAGTTCATGGAAACACCTGTCGCTCTCGTATCAGTTTGCCCGCTGCGTATGGAACGGCGTGGAGCAGGACAGCTTCCAGGCGTTGCAAAACAATATGAATTACCTGTTGCAGGCGCCGGACAGCCCCTGGGTGAGGCTGCCCTGGAAGGCATAGCCCTATAACATATCAAACAGTTTATTACGGGCCAGCAGGGAGGCGCCAATCACGCCGGCCCTGCTGCCCAGTTTGGACAGCTTGTACTGCGTGTCATTATTGACAAGGCTCAGCGAATATTTATTGATAGCGCTCCGTAAAGGCAGGAAAATAGTCTCCCCTGTAGCAGACAACGCCCCTCCCAGGATAATCAGCTCCGGATTATACAGGTTGATCAGGATGGCAATGCCCTTGCCCAGTTTCTCACCGATGGCGGCAATCAGCTCTATGGCCAGTGTGTCGTCGTGATTGGCGGCATCCAGGATATCTTCCAGCGTAATATCTTTTACCGGTATTTTCCGGGTGATGCCTGAAGTAGCCCCTTCAGACAGCCGTTGTTTGAACTGCCGTACCAGCGCCTGCCCGGACGTTTCGGTTTCCAGGCATCCTTTCTTTCCGCAGTGGCAGAGGATCTCGTTTTCAAAAAAGGGAATATGCCCAAACTCACCGGCGAAACCGGATTTGCCGTAATACAGCTCCCCGTTGATCATAACGCCCAGGGCTATACCGTAATCGGCGTTGATGAAGATCACGTTCTTTTCATTCTTCACAACACCGTTGCAGAACTCGCCGTAGGCCATGGACCGGGAGTCGTTTTCCACATAGGTTTTAACGCCCAGTTTACTTTCTATGATGCGGGTAAGCGGTTCT encodes:
- a CDS encoding ROK family transcriptional regulator, whose protein sequence is MARNNSFLTDLYNEEITGVAYKNLQLKKSILSWFANQGSTTIADLSKVLNVSSPKIAELINELMEAGLVKDYGKTESTVGRRPNLYGLESNSLFFLGVEVKNNHINIGLLNFQKELVKFQEKIPYELSNTAASLDELCRLISQFIKELKGAAKKISSICINLSGRINYRTGYSYSYFYFNEEPLTRIIESKLGVKTYVENDSRSMAYGEFCNGVVKNEKNVIFINADYGIALGVMINGELYYGKSGFAGEFGHIPFFENEILCHCGKKGCLETETSGQALVRQFKQRLSEGATSGITRKIPVKDITLEDILDAANHDDTLAIELIAAIGEKLGKGIAILINLYNPELIILGGALSATGETIFLPLRSAINKYSLSLVNNDTQYKLSKLGSRAGVIGASLLARNKLFDML